The DNA segment TTGAGTATTCTCGAAAATATCAGAGTCGAGGTTATGTTACACTTGTATGCTTTTGTAGAAAATCTTATTTATATGCATACCTTGGTCAGTTCATTTTTTCCAGACTTCTTATTACGCATTGTAAGTTTAATTACTTAATCAATCTTAGAAGGAAAAGCATCTTTCTCGCTTGGAAAGTAAGTTTGTTTCTTCTTTACCCGTGATAACACTAGTTGAAGGTTTTTTAACCGTTACTCCTTTGTTACCAGTGATATTATTGACATGTTTTTAGAGGATTTCAAATAAAAAGATCATGCCTCTTCAAAACAAGGTTTGATAtggatttcaaataaaaaactatGATTAATCAGGAAAAACATAACCATCTAGGTGCAGCCTAGTGAACCTATGATTAATTTTACCACTTGGATGTGCTTGGCATTGCTTGGAGATTCAAGTATTTTGATTCGATTCTGTACTAAAAGTAATCCCTAAATTCTATTGCACGTGGTTTTTATGAGTGAAGTGTGTGTTTTCGGGATTTATTCCTACCTCTGTGAGGTTCCAAatcatcatatataaatatatatatatatatataatatatatattataaaaaaagaaaaagaaaaaaaaagaaactaaaatcCTCTTAAGAAGAGAGAAGTCTTGAACCACTGCAATTGGCATGTCGAGATTAATAGGGATAGAAGACTTGCAATGCTGCTTGGTTGCATTCACAATTCTTTGTGAGCCTTGCCATCTTTTTGCCTATacccaaaatataaaaatacaaacttctTCGATTGCCCTCTTGTTCTTGGTTTAAAAACCCCAAGTCCCAAGCCTCACAAAAAAGCAATTATAGCACAGTTCCACATCAATCAACTTTAAGAAATTAGTTCCACTCAAAATCTCAATGAAGTTGTTTGTGAGTTAGACAGACCTCAAATGTAAAAGCCACAACTATCACTAGAAATTTGAAAGAGATGACATAACCTCATACTACTATGTACATGTGAGCAGGTAACAAGTAACGCTCCAGACATAAAATCTGGTAAGCCACGGTGTAAAACAAAACCCAATTATGATGCAGCAACTTTGAGGTTCAAGCCAGAGGTAAACATGATCCAGGGGTGTCATTTCAACTCCCTCTGATGAGCTCTCTTGGCCGCACCCAACTTCCCAGTCATATATGCTAAATCATATTGGTTCAGCATTCTGGAAGAGATTGGGCAGAATTAAAGGGAGAAAAACTTGCAGCCGACTCGCTGCAATGTAGTGGGTGCTCCTGATAACCAGATGAACTGACAAAGCTTGGTGGCGCATAGCTTGAACTTGGGATAAATGGAGATAAGTATCTTGAATTACGTGGTGATAAAGATGGGTAACCCAATGAGTGTTGTGAAACCAAATAGGAAGCATGCGATCTTAGGGATGATCCATTCCTGAAATCAGCTGAGCTTCGGCTTACGCTCAGGGCAGGGGATTGGCGATAGGATCTGAGAGAATGCTGAACATGAGGAGTGCTAGCAACAGAATGAACTCGAGAAACTGAAGGGGAATGAGATGACGCTGGTGCTATTTGTATTGCTGATGATGATGCTAATGACGATCTAACAGACGACAAGACAGAAGAAGCCACGGAGGCTGGGCTAGATGAAAGCAACGGCGTTGATTCGGAAGCTGGTGGATCAACAGTGTTAGTTCGTGCATCGCGCTTGCAAACTGGACAGAAGGTTCTCCAGGCAGTAAGCCAGGAATCCACACAGAAGGCATGAAACTCTGTTGAATTTCAGAAATCATCATAATTATATTGCAGACTAACATATGATAATGTAATTAAAGAATTTAATGAGCAACAACAAAAGAATCATTGAAAATAGTATGCCCGCCGCAAACATACATAAACTCGCCCAGAATGACAAACGCCTGCAGCAACAATCCCACAGGTGCAGCCTTCGAAGCAACACAAATAATTTCCCTCTCTTACATCCCTATGTCACTCTGTCTAATAAATACGTTCTCACTAAAGATAATTTTCTCATCAACAAAATTATAGACAATTATAGACACTATAGATTACTACCTGGAGAgagaatttttttcatattaatttacaaACAATCTCATGCaaaggaaaagcatttcatGGGATAAACATACATACagttaagaaattaatttacGAATGTTGTCATATTTGCCACCGCAAGAAAGACTTACTGTGACGACAAGGTAGAATCCTGAGCTTATCTCCTATACTATAGTCTTCAAGGCATATGGCGCATGTTATTGAAGTACAATTATCCTCCAAAACAGTTGTAAATATCAAACTTGGCATTGCTTTCACTAATCGACTACTCATCCCATGGAATTCCCCGGCGTGAGAAGCTTGTGGTCTTTCAAGTCTTATGCGATGCCTGCGAACGAAGAAACAAGTAGCCAGCACTGCAGACATGGCAAGTAGGGAAAGGAAAGAGATTGCCATGATTGACCATGCCGAGTTCTCAAAACCTGGGACAATCCATAGCTCCTTGTCGGTTAAGCCGGTGTATTTTGTCAGAATTTCTCCTGAAGCCTTAGAAACAAATACAGCATGTATTTTAATGCCAGCCGAATTTCCTGCCACTGCATTGTCCACATGAGTAAGATTAGGGACTCTCACAATAACAAAGTTCCTTGGCATTAACTAAAAGAATAGcacatatcaaaaaaataaataaataaataaaagaatagcacATACGAACAAAACCAATTAAAGAGAGACCTATAATATTAATCTAGAAAAACAAACTATACAAGTAAAACAATTAGATTCCAGATA comes from the Carya illinoinensis cultivar Pawnee chromosome 8, C.illinoinensisPawnee_v1, whole genome shotgun sequence genome and includes:
- the LOC122318377 gene encoding receptor homology region, transmembrane domain- and RING domain-containing protein 2-like, whose translation is MNPAVFFWLLSLLAACWMTAATVVLVGDNVTLSFDDMEANFARPVEGSGECGILYEAEPLDACSPLTNKVEPASNAKSPFVIIIRGGCSFEDKVRRAQNAGFKAAIVYDDEDSGILVTMAGNSAGIKIHAVFVSKASGEILTKYTGLTDKELWIVPGFENSAWSIMAISFLSLLAMSAVLATCFFVRRHRIRLERPQASHAGEFHGMSSRLVKAMPSLIFTTVLEDNCTSITCAICLEDYSIGDKLRILPCRHKFHAFCVDSWLTAWRTFCPVCKRDARTNTVDPPASESTPLLSSSPASVASSVLSSVRSSLASSSAIQIAPASSHSPSVSRVHSVASTPHVQHSLRSYRQSPALSVSRSSADFRNGSSLRSHASYLVSQHSLGYPSLSPRNSRYLSPFIPSSSYAPPSFVSSSGYQEHPLHCSESAASFSPFNSAQSLPEC